From Glycine max cultivar Williams 82 chromosome 11, Glycine_max_v4.0, whole genome shotgun sequence, the proteins below share one genomic window:
- the LOC100795309 gene encoding ras-related protein Rab7 isoform X2, protein MPSRRRTLLKVIILGDSGVGKTSLMNQYVNKKFSNQYKATIGADFLTKEVQFEDRLFTLQIWDTAGQERFQSLGVAFYRGADCCVLVYDVNSMKSFDNLNNWREEFLIQVSEKKARAWCASKGNIPYFETSAKEGLNVEEAFQCIAKNALKSGEEEELYLPDTIDVGNSSQPRATGCEC, encoded by the exons ATGCCTTCCCGAAGAAGAACTCTCTTGAAGGTCATCATTCTCGGTGACAGTGG GGTGGGGAAGACATCTTTGATGAACCA ATATGTGAATAAGAAGTTTAGTAATCAGTACAAGGCAACCATTGGAGCGGATTTTTTAACCAAAGAAGTGCAATTCGAAGATAGGCTTTTCACCTTACAG ATTTGGGATACAGCTGGCCAAGAAAGATTCCAAAGCCTTGGAGTTGCTTTCTATCGTGGTGCTGATTGTTGTGTTCTTGTATATGATGTTAATTCGATGAAATCATTTGACAACCTTAATAACTGGAGGGAGGAATTTCTGATTCAA GTGTCAGAAAAGAAGGCTCGGGCTTGGTGTGCATCAAAAGGAAATATTCCATATTTTGAGACATCTGCCAAAGAAGGTCTTAATGTTGAAGAAGCATTCCAATGCATAGCAAAGAATGCCCTGAAaagtggagaagaagaagaatt ATACCTGCCAGACACAATTGATGTTGGAAACAGCAGTCAGCCACGGGCAACAGGATGTGAGTGCTGA
- the LOC100795309 gene encoding ras-related protein Rab7 isoform X1 codes for MPSRRRTLLKVIILGDSGVGKTSLMNQYVNKKFSNQYKATIGADFLTKEVQFEDRLFTLQIWDTAGQERFQSLGVAFYRGADCCVLVYDVNSMKSFDNLNNWREEFLIQASPSDPENFPFVVIGNKIDIDGGNSRVVSEKKARAWCASKGNIPYFETSAKEGLNVEEAFQCIAKNALKSGEEEELYLPDTIDVGNSSQPRATGCEC; via the exons ATGCCTTCCCGAAGAAGAACTCTCTTGAAGGTCATCATTCTCGGTGACAGTGG GGTGGGGAAGACATCTTTGATGAACCA ATATGTGAATAAGAAGTTTAGTAATCAGTACAAGGCAACCATTGGAGCGGATTTTTTAACCAAAGAAGTGCAATTCGAAGATAGGCTTTTCACCTTACAG ATTTGGGATACAGCTGGCCAAGAAAGATTCCAAAGCCTTGGAGTTGCTTTCTATCGTGGTGCTGATTGTTGTGTTCTTGTATATGATGTTAATTCGATGAAATCATTTGACAACCTTAATAACTGGAGGGAGGAATTTCTGATTCAA GCAAGTCCTTCTGATCCAGAGAATTTTCCTTTTGTTGTCATAGGAAACAAAATAGATATTGATGGTGGGAACAGCAGAGTG GTGTCAGAAAAGAAGGCTCGGGCTTGGTGTGCATCAAAAGGAAATATTCCATATTTTGAGACATCTGCCAAAGAAGGTCTTAATGTTGAAGAAGCATTCCAATGCATAGCAAAGAATGCCCTGAAaagtggagaagaagaagaatt ATACCTGCCAGACACAATTGATGTTGGAAACAGCAGTCAGCCACGGGCAACAGGATGTGAGTGCTGA
- the LOC100791801 gene encoding coatomer subunit gamma-2: MSQPLVKKDDDRDDEAEYSPFLGIEKGAVLQEARVFNDPQLDARRCSQVITKLLYLLNQGETFTKTEATEVFFSVTKLFQSRDLGLRRMVYLIIKELSPSADEVIIVTSSLMKDMNSKTDMYRANAIRVLCRITDGTLLTQIERYLKQAIVDKNPVVASAALVSGIHILQTNPEIVKRWSNEVQEAVQSRAALVQFHALALLHQIRQNDRLAVSKLVTSLTRGNVRSPLAQCLLIRYTSQVIRESGNNTQSGDRPFYDYLESCLRHKSEMVIFEAARAITELNGVTSRELTPAITVLQLFLSSSKPVLRFAAVRTLNKVAMTHPMAVTNCNIDMESLLSDQNRSIATLAITTLLKTGNESSVDRLMKQITNFMSDIADEFKIVVVEAIRSLCLKFPLKYRSLMNFLSNILREEGGFDYKKAVVDSIVILIRDIPDAKESGLLHLCEFIEDCEFTYLSTQILHFLGVEGPKTSDPSKYIRYIYNRVHLENATVRAGAVSTLAKFGAAVDELKPRIFILLRRCLFDSDDEVRDRATLYLNTLGGDGSVVETDKDVKDFLFGSFDIPLVNLETSLKNYEPSEEAFDIDSVPREVKSQPLAEKKAPGKKPTGLGAPPSGPPSTADAYERLLLSIPEFANFGKLFKSSEPVELTEAETEYAVNVVKHIFDRHVVFQYNCTNTIPEQLLEDVIVIVDASEAEEFSEVFSKPLRSLPYDSPGQTFVGFEKPEGLSIAGKFSNVLKFIVKEVDPTTGETEDDGVEDEYQLEDLEVVTADYMLKVGVSNFRSAWESIGPDCERVDEYGLGPRESLAEAVNTVINLLGMQPCEGTEVVPPNSRSHTCLLSGVFIGNVKVLVRLSFGLDGPKDVAMKLSVRSEDETVSDTIHEIVASG, encoded by the exons ATGTCTCAGCCACTCGTGAAGAAGGACGATGACCGCGACGACGAAG CTGAGTATTCTCCCTTTTTGGGAATTGAAAAGGGAGCTGTTCTTCAGGAGGCCAGGGTTTTTAATGACCCACAGCTAGATGCTAGGAGATGTTCACAG gTTATCACAAAACTTTTATACCTATTGAATCAGGGAGAGACATTTACAAAG ACCGAAGCCACAGAAGTTTTCTTTTCTGTGACTAAGCTTTTCCAGTCTCGAGATCTTGGGTTAAGGAGAATGGTCTACCTGATCATAAAGGAACTCTCCCCTTCTGCAGATGAG GTTATCATCGTTACAAGCTCTCTCATGAAGGACATGAATAGTAAGACTGATATGTACAGGGCTAATGCTATTCGTGTCCTTTGTCGTATCACAGATGGAACTCTCCTTACTCAAATTGAGCGATATCTGAAACAAGCTATTGTAGACAAGAATCCAGTCGTTGCAAGTGCAGCCCTGGTTAGCGGCATTCATATACTCCAG ACAAATCCTGAGATTGTAAAAAGGTGGAGCAATGAGGTTCAGGAAGCGGTTCAATCAAGGGCAGCTCTTGTGCAATTTCATGCCCTGGCATTGCTGCACCAG ATACGGCAGAATGACCGACTAGCTGTTAGCAAGCTGGTTACCAGCTTAACCAGGGGAAATGTTCGCTCTCCTTTGGCCCAATGCCTTTTGATCCGTTATACAAGTCAG GTAATTCGGGAGTCAGGAAATAATACACAATCAGGGGACCGTCCCTTCTATGATTATCTTGAGAGTTGCCTTCGTCACAAGTCAGAGATGGTGATTTTTGAAGCTGCAAGGGCAATTACAGAGCTCAATGGAGTAACTAGCCGAGAATTAACACCGGCAATTACTGTTCTTCAGCTCTTCTTAAGTTCGTCCAAGCCAGTCTTGAGATTTGCTGCTGTCCGCACCTTGAACAAG GTGGCAATGACACATCCGATGGCAGTCACTAACTGCAATATTGATATGGAAAGTTTACTCTCTGACCAGAACCGAAGCATTGCCACACTTGCCATTACTACTCTATTGAAGACAGGAAATGAATCAAGTGTGGACCGTCTTATGAAGCAGATTACAAATTTCATGTCTGATATTGCTGATGAGTTcaaaattgttgttgttgaagcAATAAGATCATTGTGCTTGAAATTCCCTTTAAAATATAGATCTCT GATGAATTTCCTAAGTAACATTCTTAGGGAAGAAGGTGGCTTTGATTACAAGAAAGCAGTTGTAGATTCAATTGTGATTCTTATTAGAGATATCCCTGATGCTAAGGAAAGTGGGTTGCTTCACCTTTGTGAGTTTATTGAAGATTGTGAATTCACTTATTTGTCCACACAG ATACTGCACTTCCTGGGAGTTGAAGGACCAAAAACTTCTGACCCCAGCAAATATATTCGTTATATTTATAACAGAGTACATCTTGAGAATGCGACTGTTAGGGCTGGTGCTGTGAGCACATTGGCAAAGTTTGGTGCTGCTGTTGATGAATTAAAG CCCCGCATATTCATACTGCTAAGGCGGTGTCTTTTTGATAGTGATGATGAG GTTCGTGACAGAGCAACGCTTTATCTGAACACACTTGGAGGTGATGGTTCAGTTGTTGAGACAGATAAAGATGTCAAAGATTTCCTCTTTGGGTCATTTGATATCCCACTTGTCAATCTGGAGACTAGTTTGAAAAACTAC GAGCCTTCAGAAGAGGCTTTTGACATTGATTCAGTCCCCAGGGAGGTCAAGTCTCAACCTCTTGCAGAGAAGAAAGCCCCTGGTAAAAAGCCTACTGGTTTGGGTGCTCCTCCTAGTGGTCCCCCATCTACCGCAGATGCATATGAAAGGCTGCTTCTATCCATTCCTGAGTTTGCAAACTTTGGGAAGCTTTTTAAG TCTTCAGAACCTGTGGAGCTTACTGAAGCAGAGACAGAATATGCAGTTAATGTTGTTAAACACATTTTTGATCGGCATGTTGTGTTTCAATACAACTGCACAAACACGATACCAGAGCAATTATTGGAAGAT GTTATTGTAATTGTGGATGCATCGGAAGCAGAAGAGTTCTCTGAAGTGTTCTCAAAGCCTCTCAGATCTCTTCCTTATGATTCGCCTGGGCAAACATTTGTGGGTTTTGAGAAGCCTGAGGGATTGTCAATTGCTGGAAAATTTTCTAACGTTCTGAAATTTATTGTTAAAGAG GTTGACCCAACCACTGGTGAGACAGAAGATGATGGCGTTGAAGATGAATACCAACTAGAGGATTTAGAGGTTGTCACCGCAGACTACATGTTGAAAGTGGGAGTGTCTAATTTCAGGAGTGCATGGGAAAGCATTGGCCCTGACTGTGAGCGAGTGGATGAATATGGTCTTGGCCCCAGGGAGAGTTTGGCTGAAGCTGTAAATACCGTCATTAATCTTCTTGGGATGCAGCCTTGTGAG GGAACTGAGGTAGTCCCGCCCAATTCAAGGTCACACACATGCTTGTTGTCAGGTGTATTCATAGGAAATGTGAAGGTTCTTGTGCGGTTGTCTTTTGGACTTGATGGTCCAAAGGATGTTGCGATGAAACTTTCTGTCAGATCCGAGGATGAAACTGTCAGCGATACAATCCATGAGATTGTGGCTAGTGGCTAG
- the LOC100794776 gene encoding guanine nucleotide-binding protein subunit beta-1, with the protein MSVTELKERHSAATDTVNNLRHRLKQKRLSLLDTDISGYARSQGRTPVTFGPTDLVCCRTLQGHTGKVYSLDWTSEKSQIVSASQDGRLIVWNALTRQKIHAIKLPCAWVMTCAFSPTGQSVACGGLDSVCSIFNLNSPTDKDGNLPVSRMLSGHKGYVSSCQYVPDEDTHLITGSGDQTCVLWDITTGLKTSVFGGEFQSGHTADVLSISINGSNSRMFVSGSCDATARLWDTRVASRAVRTFHGHEGDVNAVKFFPDGNRFGTGSDDGTCRLFDIRTGHQLQVYYQQHSDNEIPPVTSIAFSASGRLLFAGYTNGDCYVWDTLLAKVVLNIGSLQDSHEDRISCLGLSADGSALCTGSWDTNLKIWAFGGHRRTT; encoded by the exons ATGTCTGTTACGGAGCTCAAGGAGCGTCACTCTGCTGCCACCGACACCGTCAACAATCTCAGACACCGTTTAAAGCAGAAGCGCCTTTCGTTGCTCGACACAGATA TTTCTGGGTATGCAAGGTCTCAGGGTAGAACGCCTGTGACCTTTGGACCTACGGATCTGGTTTGCTGTAGAACCTTGCAGGGTCACACGGGAAAG GTGTATTCATTGGATTGGACTTCTGAAAAAAGTCAGATTGTTAGTGCATCTCAAGATGGGCGATTAATAGTGTGGAATGCTCTAACTAGGCAGAAAATTCATGCCATAAAGCTACCTTGTGCATGGGTCATGACCTGTGCTTTTTCACCAACTGGTCAGTCTGTTGCATGTGGTGGTCTGGACAGTGTTTGTTCTATTTTCAATCTTAATTCGCCAACTGACAAGGATGGGAATCTACCTGTTTCCCGGATGCTTAGTGGACATAAGGGGTATGTTTCCTCTTGTCAGTATGTTCCAGATGAAGATACTCATTTAATTACTGGTTCTGGTGATCAGACATGTGTTTTATGGGATATTACTACTGGCCTTAAAACATCTGTCTTTGGAGGAGAGTTTCAGTCTGGACATACTGCAGATGTACTTAG TATCTCCATTAATGGATCCAACTCGAGAATGTTTGTATCTGGTTCTTGTGATGCAACTGCTCGATTGTGGGATACTCGCGTGGCAAGTCGAGCAGTGCGGACATTTCATGGGCATGAGGGAGATGTTAATGCAGTCAAATTCTTTCCTGATGGAAATAGATTTGGAACTGGTTCAGATGATGGAACCTGCAGATTATTTGACATTAGGACTGGGCACCAACTTCAAGTTTATTATCAGCAGCACAGTGACAATGAGATCCCACCTGTGACTTCCATTGCATTCTCCGCTTCAGGAAGACTTCTCTTTGCTGGATACACAAATGGAGATTGCTATGTCTGGGACACTTTATTGGCAAAG GTGGTACTGAATATAGGATCTCTCCAAGACTCTCATGAGGACAGGATCAGCTGTTTAGGTTTGTCAGCTGATGGAAGTGCCTTGTGTACAGGAAGTTGGGACACAAACTTAAAG ATATGGGCGTTTGGAGGGCATAGGAGGACAACTTAA
- the LOC100793194 gene encoding cyclase-associated protein 1 — translation MDEKLIQRLESAVSRLESLSAGFHPSATQSGGADAPDAALDPSIVAFADLIDQYVGRVSGAAEVIGGQVLDVTKLVQEAFNVQKELLIKLRQTQKPNLAGLSEFLKPLNEVITKATKLTEGRRSDFFNHLKAAADSLSALAWIAYTGKDCGMSMPIAHVEESWQMAEFYSNKVLVEYRNKDPNHVEWAKALKELYLPGLRDYVKSFHPLGPVWSPTGKIFAPSKASAPAAPPPPSASLFSSESSQASSSKPKEGMSAVFQQISSGNVTSGLKKVTNDMKTKNRTDRTGVVGAIEKETPASSRVFSKAGPPKFELQMGRKWVVENQIEKKDLVIEDCDSKQSVYIYGCKNSVLQISGKVNNITIDKCTKMGVVFKDVVAACEIVNSNGVEVQCQGAAPTISVDNTSGCQLYLSKDSLEASITTAKSSEINVMVPGADPDGDWVEHSLPQQYIHLFKNGHFETTPAAHSGG, via the exons ATGGACGAGAAGCTCATACAGCGCTTAGAATCTGCGGTGTCGCGCTTGGAGTCGCTATCCGCCGGATTCCACCCCTCCGCCACACAATCCGGCGGCGCCGACGCTCCCGATGCGGCGCTCGATCCCTCCATCGTCGCCTTCGCCGATCTGATCGACCAGTACGTCGGTAGGGTTTCCGGCGCTGCCGAGGTTATCGGTGGTCAAGTCTTGGATGTCACCAAACTGGTGCAGGAAGCTTTCAATGTTCAGAAAGAGCTTCTGATTAAGCTCAGACAGACTCAG AAGCCTAACCTTGCTGGGTTGTCTGAATTTCTGAAACCATTGAACGAAGTGATCACAAAAGCTACCAAATTGACAGAAGGAAGGAgatctgatttttttaatcacttaaAGGCTGCTGCTGATAGTCTCTCGGCTTTAGCATGGATTGCATATACAGGGAAGGATTGTG GTATGAGCATGCCAATTGCGCATGTGGAAGAAAGTTGGCAAATGGCTGAGTTTTACAGCAACAAG GTGCTTGTAGAGTACAGAAACAAAGATCCAAATCATGTTGAGTGGGCCAAAGCTCTTAAAGAGTTGTATCTCCCTGGATTGAGAGATTATGTCAAGAGCTTTCATCCTTTAGGCCCTGTTTGGAGTCCAACAGGAAAAATATTTGCTCCATCAAAAGCTTCTGCTCCTGCTGCACCTCCCCCTCCATCTGCTTCTCTCTTTAGTTCTGAATCATCTCAGGCTTCATCTTCTAAGCCTAAAGAGGGGATGTCTGCTGTTTTTCAACAAATCAGTTCTGGAAATGTCACTTCAG GTTTGAAAAAGGTTACGAATGATATGAAGACTAAGAATCGCACCGATAGAACTGGAGTTGTTGGTGCTATTGAAAAAGAAACTCCGGCAAGTTCACGCGTGTTTTCTAAAGCAGGACCTCCAAAATTTGAACTTCAAATGGGTCGCAA ATGGGTTGTTGAGAATCAAATTGAGAAGAAAGACTTGGTGATTGAAGATTGTGATTCAAAGCAGTCTGTATATATTTATGGATGCAAAAACTCTGTTTTGCAAATTTCAG GCAAGGTCAACAATATAACTATTGACAAATGCACAAAGATGGGAGTTGTATTTAAG GATGTTGTTGCAGCATGTGAGATTGTAAACAGTAATGGGGTTGAGGTTCAATGCCAG GGTGCAGCTCCTACAATTTCAGTGGACAACACTTCTGGCTGCCAGCTATATCTGAGTAAAGACTCCTTAGAAGCATCCATAACTACAGCAAAGTCAAGCGAGATCAATGTAATGGTTCCTGGTGCTGATCCGGATGGTGATTGG GTGGAGCATTCTTTGCCACAACAATACATTCATTTGTTCAAGAATGGGCACTTTGAAACGACACCTGCTGCTCATTCTGGAGGTTAA